The following proteins come from a genomic window of Candidatus Latescibacter sp.:
- a CDS encoding ABC transporter permease: MTSYILRRLFLMIPILWGVATIVFALMFIVPGDPARMLMGQHGDEQTLAQLRRELGLDRPVYVQYVRFMGRLLKGDLGMSYRQKRPVAEIIRDRFPATARLAVSSMLIAIIVGIAAGILAARYRNSMWDWLVMVFSLSGISMPVFWLGMMLILLFASGLGWLPVGGYGKNGDLRHLLLPAVSLAAVSIGYIARMMRSSMLEVIGKDYIRTARAKGLSEWAVVLHHALRNALIPVITIIGINFASLLGGAVATETVFAWPGLGRAVVDAIRMRDLPVVEGCVIFLAVIFVLANLIVDLSYAWLDPRIRLEGGKEK, from the coding sequence ATGACCTCCTACATCCTCCGCCGCCTGTTCCTCATGATCCCGATCCTCTGGGGAGTGGCCACCATCGTGTTCGCGCTCATGTTCATCGTGCCCGGAGACCCGGCGCGCATGCTCATGGGCCAGCACGGCGACGAGCAGACCCTGGCGCAGCTTCGGCGTGAGTTAGGCCTGGACCGTCCCGTGTATGTGCAATATGTGCGCTTCATGGGAAGGCTTCTCAAGGGCGATCTCGGCATGTCCTACCGTCAGAAACGCCCGGTGGCGGAGATCATCCGCGACCGCTTTCCCGCCACCGCCCGTCTGGCGGTGTCGAGCATGCTGATTGCCATTATTGTCGGGATTGCCGCGGGCATCCTTGCCGCACGGTACCGTAATTCGATGTGGGACTGGCTGGTGATGGTGTTTTCCCTCTCCGGGATATCCATGCCGGTGTTCTGGCTGGGGATGATGCTCATCCTCCTGTTCGCTTCCGGGTTGGGCTGGCTGCCGGTTGGCGGCTACGGGAAAAACGGGGACCTTCGCCACCTCTTGCTGCCGGCGGTGTCGCTGGCTGCGGTATCGATAGGGTACATCGCGCGTATGATGCGTTCGAGCATGCTCGAAGTCATCGGCAAGGATTACATCCGTACCGCTAGGGCCAAGGGGCTTTCCGAATGGGCGGTGGTCCTCCACCATGCTCTTCGCAACGCGCTCATTCCGGTGATCACCATTATCGGGATAAATTTCGCCTCTCTTTTGGGCGGCGCTGTCGCCACCGAAACAGTCTTTGCCTGGCCCGGCCTGGGGAGAGCGGTAGTGGATGCCATACGGATGCGCGACCTGCCGGTGGTGGAGGGTTGTGTCATTTTCCTTGCCGTTATCTTTGTGCTGGCGAATCTTATTGTAGACTTGTCTTACGCCTGGCTCGATCCGCGGATTCGGCTCGAGGGCGGAAAAGAGAAATGA
- a CDS encoding DUF2442 domain-containing protein yields the protein MYFRVKSVQPLDNYMLRLTFADGAVKIFDVKPFLDRGLFAQLRDKSLFKSVHVSFDTVEWANGVDICPELMYEEGVPVPEPDSSPRVSP from the coding sequence ATGTATTTTCGTGTAAAATCTGTTCAACCGCTGGATAATTATATGCTCCGGTTGACTTTCGCCGATGGAGCTGTAAAAATATTCGATGTAAAGCCTTTTTTAGATCGTGGTCTGTTCGCTCAACTACGGGATAAATCACTATTCAAGTCTGTTCATGTGAGTTTCGACACCGTGGAATGGGCGAACGGTGTGGACATCTGTCCAGAATTGATGTACGAAGAGGGCGTGCCCGTCCCTGAACCGGATTCCTCTCCACGAGTCTCCCCATGA
- a CDS encoding IS1595 family transposase: HLQSYLNEFCYRFNRRFNELLITDRLLTACLNTSTITYAELTR, encoded by the coding sequence ACATCTTCAAAGTTACCTGAATGAATTTTGTTATCGCTTTAACCGGCGATTCAATGAATTACTGATTACTGACAGACTCTTAACTGCTTGTCTGAATACCTCCACTATTACCTATGCGGAGTTAACTCGATAA